In Rhodococcus pseudokoreensis, one DNA window encodes the following:
- the narI gene encoding respiratory nitrate reductase subunit gamma, with protein MSAGEIFWDIVPYVVLAIVAVGTWWRYRYDKFGWTTRSSQLYESRLLRIGSPLFHFGILVVIVGHIIGLVIPQSWTDAIGLSEHDYHVQALVLGGVAGVATLVGAGLLVYRRRTRGPVFMATTWNDKLMYLVLLSAIVAGLTTTVLGTGIAGEAGNYRETVSPWFRSIWILHPRGDLMVQASIQYQIHVLIGLALFALWPFTRLVHAFSAPVAYLFRPYIVYRSRDTAATGELIGSQPHRRGW; from the coding sequence ATGTCTGCGGGAGAAATCTTCTGGGACATCGTCCCCTACGTGGTGCTGGCCATCGTGGCGGTCGGCACGTGGTGGCGGTATCGCTACGACAAATTCGGCTGGACCACGCGATCCTCGCAGCTCTACGAAAGCCGGCTTTTGAGGATTGGCAGCCCTCTGTTCCACTTCGGCATTCTAGTGGTCATTGTCGGCCATATCATCGGGTTGGTGATCCCGCAGTCCTGGACCGATGCGATCGGGCTGAGCGAACACGACTACCACGTGCAGGCCCTGGTACTGGGTGGAGTTGCGGGCGTAGCGACGCTGGTGGGTGCCGGATTGCTGGTGTACCGCCGACGCACGCGTGGGCCGGTGTTCATGGCGACGACGTGGAACGACAAACTGATGTACCTGGTGCTGCTCTCCGCAATCGTTGCCGGTCTTACGACCACCGTCTTGGGCACCGGGATCGCCGGTGAGGCAGGCAACTACCGTGAAACGGTCTCCCCGTGGTTCCGGTCGATCTGGATTCTGCACCCGCGTGGAGACCTGATGGTGCAAGCGTCGATTCAATATCAAATCCACGTCCTGATCGGCCTTGCGTTGTTTGCGCTCTGGCCATTCACCCGTCTTGTGCACGCGTTCAGCGCCCCGGTGGCGTATCTGTTCCGGCCGTACATCGTGTATCGCAGCAGAGACACAGCCGCGACAGGTGAACTGATCGGATCGCAACCGCACCGACGCGGATGGTGA
- the narJ gene encoding nitrate reductase molybdenum cofactor assembly chaperone: protein MKLLGRQHDRRRGGRVRDRLVWQASSLLLAYPDDGHTRRLDTVEQLLALMASGARDTLDATYRFLRDTDPHTAAEVYVDTFDLRRRTTLYLTYWTSGDTRNRGNDILRFAHTYRSAGVQPPGDESPDHLAVLLEFAATVDPAAGMELMRLHRVPIGLLHEALTAARSPYGHVLDAVCDTLPMPTGHDEKRARDLALAGPPVEAVGLQTFTLTVPPRREGAG, encoded by the coding sequence ATGAAACTTCTGGGTCGGCAACATGATCGGCGTCGAGGGGGCCGTGTACGCGACCGGTTGGTGTGGCAGGCGTCGTCCCTGCTCCTGGCCTATCCAGACGACGGGCACACCCGACGCCTCGATACCGTCGAACAGCTTCTAGCACTCATGGCGTCGGGTGCGCGCGACACACTCGATGCGACGTATCGGTTTCTGCGCGATACGGACCCCCACACGGCGGCGGAAGTGTATGTCGATACTTTCGATCTGCGCCGCAGGACCACGCTGTACCTGACCTACTGGACTTCCGGCGATACCCGAAACCGCGGCAACGACATCCTGCGGTTCGCTCACACCTACCGGTCCGCCGGAGTGCAACCACCAGGCGATGAGTCGCCGGACCATCTGGCGGTGCTCCTCGAGTTCGCGGCCACTGTCGACCCCGCAGCCGGGATGGAGCTGATGAGGTTGCACCGCGTCCCCATCGGGCTGCTGCACGAAGCCCTGACGGCGGCCCGCTCGCCGTACGGACACGTACTCGACGCGGTCTGCGACACCCTGCCCATGCCCACCGGCCACGATGAAAAGCGAGCGCGGGACCTGGCGCTGGCGGGCCCCCCGGTCGAGGCGGTCGGGTTGCAGACCTTCACCCTGACAGTGCCGCCGCGGCGTGAAGGAGCTGGCTGA